A section of the Methanosarcina mazei S-6 genome encodes:
- a CDS encoding HisA/HisF-related TIM barrel protein produces MFRLVFVMDIFNRNVVLAKGGIRENYRPVSDSSAVCRTSDPLEILEILRPKEVYIADLNVLQGKGPLDMNAEIIREVSFKADTMLDSGVSSSKDVDRALSIAGTAVIGTETGTLEVIKDSISRNPGRISVSIDIKHGKLLKQDPKIPEDPFEIVKILNRLPLKDLIFLDLDRVGTASGFDPEFLRKLAESSAHDVLLAGGVRGMKDLFALDSLGIKGALVATAIHSGEVSPEVMTLGLKK; encoded by the coding sequence ATGTTCCGACTAGTCTTTGTAATGGACATATTTAACCGTAACGTGGTTCTCGCAAAAGGCGGAATAAGGGAAAATTACCGGCCGGTCTCGGATTCAAGCGCTGTATGCAGGACCTCAGACCCCCTGGAGATACTTGAAATTTTACGTCCAAAAGAGGTTTACATCGCCGACCTTAATGTTCTTCAGGGAAAAGGTCCTCTTGATATGAATGCGGAAATTATCCGGGAGGTAAGTTTTAAAGCGGATACCATGCTTGATTCTGGTGTATCTTCTTCAAAAGACGTTGACAGAGCACTTTCTATTGCAGGAACCGCAGTTATAGGCACGGAGACCGGCACTCTTGAGGTAATTAAGGATTCAATCTCCAGAAATCCGGGACGTATCAGTGTCAGCATTGATATAAAACATGGGAAGCTTCTGAAGCAGGATCCCAAGATCCCTGAAGACCCATTTGAAATCGTAAAAATCCTTAACAGGCTTCCACTAAAAGACCTGATTTTTCTCGATCTCGACAGGGTAGGCACAGCTTCAGGATTTGACCCTGAGTTCCTGCGCAAACTGGCTGAGAGCTCAGCACATGACGTCCTGCTTGCAGGGGGTGTCAGGGGTATGAAAGATCTTTTTGCTCTTGACAGTCTTGGCATAAAGGGCGCTCTGGTGGCAACTGCAATACACTCCGGTGAGGTCTCTCCGGAAGTAATGACCCTGGGACTTAAAAAATAA
- the tmk gene encoding dTMP kinase: protein MRGKLITLEGIDGSGKSTVAKKIQENPEIQVFDPVFTREPTRGTLTGTAVENAIQSETDQLAELFLFTADHAEHLAKLVKPALANGKNVISDRYSDSRYAYQGVTLKSRFENPLEWVRSLHSGWTVVPDLTFLFDIEPEIAVERCGKRGEQTKFEKIEFLQNVRENFLILAAEDPGRFVVIDASRPQEEVEKKVIKKVLEFIQRIS from the coding sequence ATGAGAGGCAAACTGATCACACTCGAGGGTATTGATGGTTCAGGCAAAAGTACAGTTGCAAAAAAAATTCAGGAAAACCCTGAGATTCAGGTATTTGACCCGGTATTTACCAGGGAGCCAACCAGAGGTACACTTACAGGAACTGCCGTAGAAAATGCTATCCAGTCTGAAACTGACCAGCTTGCTGAGCTGTTTCTTTTTACAGCGGACCATGCGGAACATCTGGCAAAGCTTGTAAAGCCTGCACTTGCAAATGGAAAAAACGTAATTTCTGACCGCTATTCAGATAGCCGCTATGCTTATCAGGGAGTTACCCTTAAAAGCAGGTTTGAGAATCCTCTTGAGTGGGTCAGGAGCCTGCACTCAGGATGGACAGTTGTCCCGGATCTTACTTTTCTTTTCGATATAGAACCTGAAATCGCAGTTGAAAGGTGTGGAAAACGAGGAGAACAGACCAAATTTGAGAAAATAGAGTTTTTACAAAATGTCCGAGAAAATTTTCTTATCCTTGCCGCAGAAGATCCGGGTCGTTTCGTGGTAATAGATGCCTCTCGCCCCCAGGAAGAAGTAGAGAAAAAAGTAATTAAAAAGGTTCTTGAGTTTATTCAACGTATTTCTTGA
- a CDS encoding DUF166 domain-containing protein: MTIIGVITRGKYGHRLIETIKEHSDFSVVTADLPEFVPAFIEEPDEFLENLNFDRNVFSAEIVISYSLHPDLTQAIAKLAAEAGVRSLIVPGGPSRASVPELKKISEISGMDIEVDEICCTLEPNLYNKPFAEIFGSPVLEVRTENGKIAEVKVLKGAPCGSTWHMAKEIVGVPVKDAPPKAGLLIQHYPCRAARGDLGGIHESGELHKQALIKALENEK, encoded by the coding sequence ATGACCATAATAGGAGTTATCACAAGGGGCAAGTACGGGCACCGCCTTATTGAAACCATAAAGGAACACAGTGACTTCTCGGTTGTAACTGCCGATCTGCCTGAGTTCGTGCCTGCATTCATTGAGGAGCCTGACGAATTCCTGGAAAACCTCAATTTCGACAGGAATGTCTTTTCTGCCGAGATCGTGATTAGTTATTCCCTTCATCCTGACCTTACTCAGGCAATTGCAAAGCTTGCCGCAGAAGCCGGGGTTCGATCTTTAATTGTTCCTGGAGGACCTTCCAGGGCATCAGTCCCTGAACTTAAAAAGATTTCAGAAATTTCCGGAATGGATATAGAAGTAGACGAAATTTGCTGTACCCTCGAGCCCAACTTATACAATAAGCCCTTTGCTGAGATTTTCGGGTCTCCTGTTCTGGAAGTCAGGACTGAAAACGGGAAAATCGCTGAAGTTAAGGTTTTAAAAGGAGCTCCCTGCGGGAGTACGTGGCATATGGCAAAGGAAATTGTCGGGGTGCCTGTAAAGGATGCTCCTCCGAAAGCCGGCCTCTTAATCCAGCACTATCCCTGTAGGGCGGCAAGGGGTGACCTTGGAGGTATTCATGAATCAGGAGAATTGCATAAACAGGCGCTGATAAAAGCCCTTGAAAATGAGAAGTGA
- a CDS encoding DUF2111 domain-containing protein produces the protein MPNIFGGENIISLCISEDSGPEELESIAIAIHSLTGLPTTIRSLKRKGLRLEKGKVIDRDYTGPVLEKVLKADKVIHEAPSEGVYRGKHVVVAPLHSRDGKIVAAIGIVDLLATIDLSSVFSEYASVLEEVEDAKK, from the coding sequence TTGCCAAATATCTTTGGGGGTGAAAACATTATTTCCCTATGTATCTCAGAAGATTCAGGTCCTGAAGAACTTGAGTCAATAGCAATTGCAATACATTCGTTAACCGGGCTCCCTACAACCATCAGAAGCCTGAAAAGAAAAGGCCTTAGACTGGAAAAGGGAAAAGTTATTGACAGGGACTATACAGGTCCTGTACTTGAAAAAGTATTAAAAGCCGACAAAGTTATCCATGAAGCTCCTTCAGAGGGCGTGTATCGCGGTAAACATGTCGTAGTTGCTCCTCTTCATTCCAGGGATGGTAAAATTGTTGCGGCTATAGGGATTGTTGACCTTCTGGCTACAATTGACCTTTCATCTGTCTTTTCGGAATACGCATCCGTGCTGGAAGAAGTTGAAGATGCAAAAAAATGA